The following coding sequences are from one Musa acuminata AAA Group cultivar baxijiao chromosome BXJ2-4, Cavendish_Baxijiao_AAA, whole genome shotgun sequence window:
- the LOC103983352 gene encoding bZIP transcription factor 27-like: MWSLEQPDNSHKNKSSTNGNSNGGNNRVLSSSSSSSRSSPSSNASILIPQTPRRRTMEEVWKDITLNTFHQERPITPLDHHIYHHHHHANSSPSFKGMILQDFLTGPSNRPLPVSQTVVEQLPLPLPPHPSPALPETALSLNSGLEFQYLGPDATNSHSNSSSSGHNASFISSAFSSVAVGPPSPTGLFSMCSKKRLQENPAIGVDRHHKRMIKNRESAARSRARKQAYTNELELEVSHLKEENSKLKKQYEELRSAIGNPLPKRNPLRRSTTAPF; this comes from the exons ATGTGGTCCTTGGAGCAGCCTGACAACAGCCATAAGAACAAGAGCAGCACCAACGGAAACAGTAACGGTGGCAACAACAGGGTgctgtcttcctcctcctcctcctccaggtctTCCCCTTCCTCGAACGCTTCTATCCTCATCCCCCAGACACCGAGGAGGAGGACCATGGAAGAGGTGTGGAAGGACATCACCCTCAACACCTTCCACCAAGAGAGGCCGATCACTCCTCTGGACCACCATATTTATCACCATCACCACCACGCGAACTCTTCGCCTTCCTTCAAGGGCATGATCCTGCAGGACTTTCTGACCGGGCCATCGAACAGGCCCCTCCCCGTCTCGCAGACTGTCGTcgagcagctgccactgccactgccaccTCATCCGTCTCCTGCCCTTCCCGAGACTGCCCTCAGCTTGAACTCGGGGTTGGAGTTCCAGTACCTGGGACCTGACGCCACCAATTCCCACTCCAATTCTAGCTCCAGTGGCCACAACGCCTCCTTCATCTCCTCCGCGTTCTCCTCTGTCGCCGTCGGTCCACCATCGCCCACCGGTCTCTTCTCAATGTGCTCCAAGAAGCGGTTGCAAGAAAACCCCGCCATCGGCGTCGATCGTCACCACAAGCGAATGATCAAGAACCGGGAGTCTGCAGCCCGATCACGCGCAAGGAAACAG GCGTATACCAATGAGCTAGAGCTGGAGGTCTCCcatctgaaggaggagaactccaaGCTGAAGAAGCAATACGAGGAG CTTCGTTCGGCAATCGGAAACCCACTGCCCAAAAGAAACCCACTACGGAGGAGCACAACTGCACCATTTTGA